From a region of the Burkholderia lata genome:
- a CDS encoding metal-dependent hydrolase → MRPFRRPPADRPASRMPTRDVRFAIDERVPRFWYRGTCHVTRFFDAFSVMFPLGERFFIESVRPFRDYVAGDASLAADVDAFVRQEASHIRVHRLYNARLASQRVPVDALEALLEKRQRNAARQVSPVTRLALTACLEHYTTILAHRLLSDPAILDGADPTMAAVWRWHAIEETEHKTVAFDVFAAAMPNAARRYVVRCAAMLGISVYFVIDLIYFVHRLVAVDGQTWNLRGWLQLLRWLFVAPGIFTRVMPMWLFWFSPRFHPGRLDSDAALHAARAALEPYLASAEPEPEPESHA, encoded by the coding sequence ATGCGGCCGTTTCGCCGTCCGCCCGCCGACCGCCCCGCGTCGCGCATGCCGACCCGCGACGTGCGCTTCGCGATCGACGAACGCGTTCCGCGCTTCTGGTATCGCGGCACGTGCCATGTCACGCGCTTCTTCGACGCGTTTTCCGTGATGTTCCCGCTCGGCGAGCGCTTCTTCATCGAAAGCGTGCGGCCGTTTCGCGACTACGTGGCCGGCGATGCATCGCTCGCGGCCGACGTCGACGCGTTCGTGCGACAGGAAGCGTCGCATATCCGCGTGCATCGGCTCTACAACGCGCGCCTCGCATCGCAGCGCGTGCCGGTCGACGCGCTCGAAGCGCTACTCGAAAAACGCCAGCGCAATGCCGCGCGGCAGGTCTCACCCGTCACGCGGCTCGCGCTGACCGCATGCCTCGAGCACTACACGACGATCCTCGCGCACCGCCTGCTAAGCGACCCGGCGATCCTCGACGGCGCCGACCCGACGATGGCGGCCGTGTGGCGCTGGCATGCGATCGAGGAAACCGAGCACAAGACCGTCGCGTTCGACGTGTTCGCGGCGGCCATGCCGAACGCGGCGCGGCGCTACGTCGTGCGCTGCGCGGCCATGCTCGGGATCTCCGTCTACTTCGTGATCGACCTGATCTACTTCGTGCACCGCCTCGTCGCCGTCGACGGGCAGACCTGGAACCTGCGCGGCTGGCTGCAACTGCTGCGCTGGCTGTTCGTCGCGCCGGGCATCTTCACGCGCGTGATGCCGATGTGGCTGTTCTGGTTCTCGCCGCGCTTCCATCCCGGCCGCCTCGACAGTGACGCGGCACTGCACGCGGCGCGCGCCGCGCTCGAACCGTACCTGGCCAGCGCCGAACCCGAACCGGAACCGGAGTCGCACGCATGA
- a CDS encoding fatty acid desaturase: MNRPSAQAAAAQTRRYDRANLLVLALQSVVWAGTLTWLSHTGVGAIKWLVLVPFCLVMQGVFSMMHETFHGFGHRRPIANYMMMWWASTMFGAAATLIHVNHLGHHVRNRTRAERADFATADESLLRKRIEYYAAILGGIWLGSFVGSFVLALVPGRTMQRLAARGDDNTYAAAFKEFTTSDFRRIRYETLAAVGAWLLAGWLLDWSVSAVLVAYVAFAFSWSSLQWVYHMRTPLDVVEGTYNMRAPTPVRWLLLNFNYNLTHHRRPALRWQDMHAVSDLRETRPLWYGWLTIFAPPRRLPDDLAQLDKTYF, encoded by the coding sequence ATGAACCGACCGAGCGCGCAAGCCGCTGCCGCGCAGACCCGACGTTACGATCGGGCGAACCTGCTCGTGCTCGCGCTGCAGAGCGTAGTGTGGGCCGGCACGCTCACCTGGCTTTCGCATACCGGCGTGGGCGCGATCAAGTGGCTCGTGCTCGTGCCGTTCTGCCTCGTGATGCAGGGCGTGTTCTCGATGATGCACGAAACCTTCCACGGGTTCGGGCATCGCCGGCCGATCGCGAATTATATGATGATGTGGTGGGCGTCCACGATGTTCGGCGCGGCCGCGACGCTCATTCACGTGAACCATCTCGGCCATCATGTGCGCAACCGCACGCGCGCCGAGCGTGCGGATTTTGCGACCGCGGACGAATCGCTGCTGCGCAAGCGCATCGAATACTACGCGGCGATCCTCGGCGGCATCTGGCTCGGCAGCTTCGTCGGCAGCTTCGTGCTCGCACTGGTGCCCGGCCGCACGATGCAGCGGCTCGCCGCGCGCGGCGACGACAACACCTACGCGGCCGCCTTCAAGGAATTCACGACGTCCGACTTCCGCCGCATCCGCTACGAAACGCTCGCTGCCGTCGGTGCATGGCTGCTGGCCGGCTGGTTGCTCGACTGGTCGGTGTCGGCGGTGCTGGTCGCGTATGTCGCGTTCGCGTTTTCGTGGTCGTCGCTGCAATGGGTGTACCACATGCGCACACCGCTCGACGTCGTCGAAGGCACGTACAACATGCGCGCGCCGACGCCGGTGCGTTGGCTGCTGCTGAACTTCAACTACAACCTCACGCATCATCGCCGCCCCGCGCTGCGCTGGCAGGACATGCACGCGGTGTCGGACCTGCGCGAGACGCGGCCGCTGTGGTACGGCTGGCTCACGATCTTCGCGCCGCCGCGCCGGCTGCCCGACGATCTCGCGCAACTCGACAAGACCTATTTCTGA
- a CDS encoding GH3 family domain-containing protein → MDASARSPADAWRTFARAAQPDVDRWQAGLDAPGDAQARRLTALLAANRDTAFGRRFGFDRIDSPAQFRERVPVHAAADFLPWLDRVSHETEPVLTAERPVFLERTSGSTARQKLIPYTPAFLRELQAAMTVWLADMYRACPALGEGRAYWSMSPPLQAPGVAPNGIPVGSASDLDYLGDSSAAALASTLLVPPLTGNAATWRRETLRALVADEALAFISVWSPTFLTSVLRPLFDRDDADGARDLEWVDASLPADRRAALRRATEEGDCRALWPRLAAVSCWLDGPSQHYADALRVRFPQVQWLPKGLFATEGVASIPFGAGEGCPLAIGSHYLEFVRDDGSVCDVEGLRPGDDAQVLLTTGGGLYRYALGDRVRVVGMTARTPRIAFVGRAAASVDLVGEKLDEQIAADALNRARGQYGEVGACIVPCVAKERLPHYVLCVAGDLDADAADTMCAVVEAELVQAFHYAHARRLGQLGPLRVRRLGQSPERLGDLLQQAAERAGIRAGDVKPCALVTRLPVADALLAMTNE, encoded by the coding sequence ATGGACGCCTCCGCCCGCAGCCCTGCCGACGCATGGCGCACGTTCGCGCGCGCCGCGCAGCCGGACGTCGATCGCTGGCAGGCCGGCCTCGACGCGCCGGGCGACGCGCAGGCGCGGCGGCTGACGGCGCTGCTCGCCGCGAACCGCGATACGGCGTTCGGGCGCCGGTTCGGCTTCGACCGGATCGACAGCCCCGCGCAGTTCCGTGAACGCGTGCCCGTGCATGCGGCCGCCGATTTCCTGCCGTGGCTCGATCGCGTGTCGCACGAAACGGAACCGGTGCTGACCGCCGAGCGCCCGGTGTTCCTCGAACGGACGAGCGGCAGCACCGCGCGCCAGAAGCTGATTCCTTATACGCCCGCGTTCCTGCGCGAACTGCAGGCCGCGATGACCGTATGGCTGGCCGACATGTATCGCGCCTGTCCGGCGCTCGGCGAAGGGCGTGCGTACTGGTCGATGTCGCCGCCGCTGCAGGCGCCCGGTGTCGCGCCCAACGGGATTCCGGTCGGCTCGGCGAGCGATCTCGACTACCTCGGCGATAGCAGCGCGGCCGCGCTCGCATCGACGCTGCTCGTGCCGCCGCTGACCGGCAACGCGGCGACGTGGCGGCGCGAGACGTTGCGTGCGCTCGTCGCGGACGAAGCGCTCGCGTTCATCAGCGTATGGAGCCCGACCTTCCTGACGAGCGTGCTGCGCCCGCTGTTCGATCGCGACGATGCCGACGGCGCACGCGATCTCGAATGGGTCGACGCGTCGCTGCCGGCTGACCGCCGCGCGGCGCTGCGCCGTGCGACCGAGGAGGGCGATTGCCGCGCGCTGTGGCCGCGCCTGGCCGCTGTGAGCTGCTGGCTGGACGGCCCGAGCCAACATTACGCCGACGCATTGCGCGTGCGGTTTCCGCAGGTGCAATGGTTGCCGAAGGGGCTGTTCGCGACGGAAGGCGTTGCAAGCATTCCGTTCGGCGCCGGTGAGGGTTGCCCGCTCGCGATCGGCAGCCACTACCTCGAATTCGTGCGTGACGACGGCAGCGTGTGCGACGTCGAAGGGCTGCGGCCCGGCGACGACGCCCAGGTGTTGCTGACCACCGGCGGCGGGCTGTATCGCTATGCGCTCGGCGATCGCGTCCGCGTGGTCGGCATGACTGCGCGCACGCCGCGCATTGCGTTCGTCGGGCGCGCGGCAGCGAGCGTCGATCTCGTCGGCGAGAAGCTCGACGAACAGATTGCGGCCGACGCGCTGAATCGCGCACGTGGGCAGTACGGCGAAGTCGGCGCGTGCATCGTGCCGTGTGTCGCGAAAGAAAGGCTGCCGCATTACGTGCTGTGCGTTGCCGGCGATCTCGACGCTGACGCAGCCGACACGATGTGTGCCGTCGTGGAAGCCGAACTGGTGCAGGCGTTCCACTACGCGCACGCCCGACGACTCGGCCAACTCGGCCCGCTGCGCGTGCGACGGCTGGGCCAATCGCCGGAACGGCTCGGCGACCTGCTGCAACAGGCGGCCGAGCGGGCCGGCATCCGGGCGGGCGACGTGAAGCCGTGCGCACTCGTGACGCGGTTGCCGGTGGCCGACGCGCTGCTTGCAATGACGAATGAATGA
- a CDS encoding aromatic ring-hydroxylating oxygenase subunit alpha — protein sequence MNDMIEPRGCGHDCPSRDAAGAHEHAAPADGLHEQWFVACTERELPRDKPLGVRILDTGIVLFRQRDGRIAALIDHCVHRGTRLSAGKVDRDTLVCPYHGWRYDGEGQVVHVPSIDGTQPTGTPGRYPFRQRTLPVQLLDGLVWVYLGTGDPSARTIFRMPFCDVAPWQSYFMVNTFDGDIAMLAQNFMDVPHTVFVHDGIFRSSRGQAMEATVATTQDSVAVTYHDGDDKIGFCLDWLTNPDRVPLAHVDRFIAPNVTRCDYLWGERSGFLIVSQITPIDARRSRVYTYIAYRFRLPRWMLRALRPLLNLYTHLVIQQDVRIMRAHRQGLDNAPGFRPHNVRADIVHVAIDRLLDAVKRDEPLPAAQCGEKVMRFEL from the coding sequence ATGAACGACATGATCGAACCACGCGGATGCGGGCACGACTGCCCGTCGCGCGATGCGGCCGGTGCACACGAACATGCTGCACCGGCCGACGGCCTGCACGAGCAATGGTTCGTCGCGTGCACCGAACGCGAACTCCCGCGCGACAAGCCGCTCGGCGTGCGGATCCTCGATACGGGCATCGTGCTGTTCCGGCAGCGCGACGGCCGGATCGCCGCGCTGATCGACCATTGCGTGCATCGCGGCACGCGGCTCTCGGCCGGCAAGGTCGACCGCGACACGCTCGTGTGCCCGTATCACGGCTGGCGCTACGACGGCGAAGGGCAGGTCGTCCACGTGCCGAGCATCGACGGCACGCAGCCGACCGGCACGCCCGGCCGCTATCCGTTCCGGCAGCGCACGCTGCCCGTGCAACTGCTCGACGGTCTCGTGTGGGTGTATCTCGGCACCGGCGACCCGTCGGCGCGCACGATCTTCCGGATGCCGTTTTGCGACGTCGCGCCGTGGCAGTCGTATTTCATGGTCAACACGTTCGACGGCGATATCGCGATGCTCGCGCAGAACTTCATGGACGTGCCGCATACGGTTTTCGTGCACGACGGGATCTTCCGCAGCAGCCGCGGCCAGGCGATGGAGGCGACGGTCGCGACGACCCAGGACAGCGTCGCCGTCACGTATCACGACGGCGACGACAAGATCGGCTTCTGTCTCGACTGGCTCACGAACCCCGATCGAGTACCGCTCGCGCACGTCGACCGCTTCATCGCGCCGAACGTGACGCGCTGCGACTATCTGTGGGGCGAACGTTCCGGGTTCCTGATCGTCAGCCAGATCACACCGATCGACGCACGTCGCTCGCGCGTCTATACGTACATCGCGTATCGCTTCCGGCTGCCGCGCTGGATGTTGCGCGCGCTGCGGCCGCTGCTGAACCTGTACACGCACCTCGTGATCCAGCAGGACGTGCGGATCATGCGCGCGCACCGGCAGGGCCTCGACAACGCGCCGGGTTTTCGTCCGCACAACGTGCGCGCCGACATCGTGCATGTCGCGATCGACCGGCTGCTCGATGCGGTGAAGCGCGACGAGCCGCTGCCGGCCGCGCAGTGCGGCGAAAAGGTGATGCGCTTCGAGCTATAG
- a CDS encoding fatty acid desaturase family protein, with translation MLTPSSLPTPAELNRTLPFAAGARPWRLVRYACIDWLGILLCWAAIRFVPNPFVYVVAVLLIAGRLQAFGVILHDACHLPMRRMTLPLALVEALAGWTIGSSIAAMRYHHLRHHRAVGTAEDPYLHRLAARGGWVQRMMMLRGALLPVWWPLRALMAPLALAWPAFRPWYARGFMQDRSRQDLRRHPEVIACARADLPHCAGYLLAIAAVVHWDLPFFTYYGLPWIVGGIMNANRVLLEHQHVEIDERAPESIWQMTRTMTFGWIGKLVLYPRNIGFHQVHHAYPALALEHLPAVHRYLTDGTAFAPPAPGQAGSTH, from the coding sequence ATGCTCACGCCATCCTCCCTGCCGACACCTGCCGAACTGAACCGCACGCTGCCGTTCGCAGCCGGCGCGCGGCCGTGGCGGCTCGTCCGCTATGCGTGCATCGACTGGCTCGGCATCCTGCTGTGCTGGGCCGCGATCCGCTTCGTGCCGAATCCGTTCGTCTATGTCGTGGCCGTGCTGCTGATCGCGGGCCGGCTGCAGGCATTCGGCGTGATCCTGCACGATGCCTGCCATCTCCCGATGCGGCGCATGACGCTGCCGCTCGCGCTCGTCGAAGCGCTCGCCGGCTGGACGATCGGTTCGTCGATCGCCGCGATGCGCTATCACCACCTGCGCCATCACCGTGCGGTCGGCACCGCCGAGGATCCGTACCTGCACCGGCTGGCCGCACGCGGCGGCTGGGTGCAGCGCATGATGATGCTGCGCGGCGCGCTGCTGCCGGTCTGGTGGCCGCTGCGCGCGCTGATGGCGCCGCTCGCGCTCGCGTGGCCCGCGTTCCGGCCGTGGTATGCGCGCGGCTTCATGCAGGACCGCTCGCGCCAGGATCTGCGCCGTCACCCTGAAGTCATCGCCTGCGCGCGTGCCGACCTGCCGCATTGCGCGGGCTATCTGCTCGCGATCGCGGCCGTCGTGCACTGGGATCTGCCGTTCTTCACGTACTACGGACTGCCGTGGATCGTCGGCGGCATCATGAACGCGAACCGTGTGCTGCTCGAACATCAGCACGTCGAGATCGACGAACGCGCGCCGGAATCGATCTGGCAGATGACGCGCACGATGACGTTCGGCTGGATCGGCAAGCTCGTGCTGTATCCGCGCAACATCGGCTTTCATCAGGTGCATCACGCGTATCCGGCACTTGCGCTCGAGCATCTGCCGGCCGTGCACCGCTACCTGACGGACGGCACCGCATTTGCGCCGCCCGCACCCGGCCAGGCCGGCTCCACGCACTGA
- a CDS encoding FAD-dependent monooxygenase, whose protein sequence is MTQPVTHDVVIAGAGPVGLFLACELRLAGLSVLVVEQAGDPASPLKRLPFGMRGLSAPTIEAFYRRGLLDDIAMPSGAYDTAHWMKQSRRPGGHFAGIPFFHDRIDASRWPYRLPGPAGTHMATDLERVEAALAARASATGAEIRRGIRVEGFDQSDEDDAVTLHARGNTWRGRWLVGCDGGRSTVRKAGGFTFAGTDPEFTGYSLEVELANSGTLPPGRHYTATGMYTYTQPGTIAMVEFDGGAFHRSGPVTLDHAQAVLRRVSGTAVTLTALRLATTWTDRACQATAYRNGRVLLAGDAAHIHSPLGGQGLNLGLGDAMNLGWKLAATIRGDAPAGLLDSYADERHPVGARVLDWSRAQVALMRPARSSRALEAIVRDLVDTRDGATYFAERVWGVSVAYDLGGAHPLVGRSVPDFEFVDGTRLGEHVRHGKGVLLDFDGGRPLQALASRWHDRIAYLASDAKDRLGLRAVLVRPDGVVAWAGDDALTVDEAAHAAMRWFGKPCAAR, encoded by the coding sequence ATGACTCAGCCCGTCACCCATGATGTCGTGATTGCCGGAGCCGGCCCTGTCGGCCTGTTCCTCGCCTGCGAGTTGCGCCTTGCCGGCCTGTCGGTACTGGTGGTCGAGCAGGCCGGCGATCCGGCCTCCCCGCTCAAGCGGCTGCCGTTCGGCATGCGCGGCTTGTCGGCGCCCACTATCGAAGCGTTCTACCGTCGCGGCCTGCTCGACGACATCGCGATGCCGTCCGGCGCGTACGACACCGCGCACTGGATGAAGCAGTCGCGCCGTCCGGGCGGGCATTTCGCCGGCATCCCGTTCTTCCACGACCGCATCGATGCGTCCCGATGGCCGTACCGCCTGCCCGGCCCGGCCGGCACCCACATGGCGACCGATCTCGAACGCGTCGAAGCCGCGCTGGCCGCCCGTGCGAGCGCGACGGGCGCCGAGATCCGGCGCGGCATCCGTGTCGAGGGCTTCGATCAGTCCGACGAGGACGATGCGGTGACGCTGCACGCCCGCGGCAACACATGGCGCGGACGCTGGCTCGTCGGCTGCGACGGCGGGCGCAGCACGGTCCGCAAGGCGGGCGGCTTCACGTTCGCCGGCACCGATCCCGAATTCACCGGCTACTCGCTCGAGGTCGAGCTCGCCAACTCCGGCACGCTGCCGCCCGGCCGTCACTACACCGCGACCGGCATGTATACGTACACCCAGCCCGGAACGATCGCGATGGTCGAATTCGACGGCGGCGCGTTCCACCGGAGCGGGCCGGTCACGCTCGACCATGCGCAGGCGGTGTTGCGTCGCGTGTCCGGCACCGCCGTCACGCTGACGGCGCTACGGCTCGCCACCACGTGGACGGACCGCGCGTGCCAGGCGACCGCCTATCGCAACGGCCGCGTGCTGCTCGCGGGCGACGCCGCGCACATCCACTCGCCGCTCGGCGGCCAGGGGCTCAACCTCGGGCTCGGCGACGCGATGAATCTCGGCTGGAAGCTGGCCGCCACGATCCGCGGCGACGCGCCGGCGGGCCTGCTCGACAGCTATGCGGACGAGCGGCATCCGGTGGGTGCCCGCGTGCTCGACTGGTCGCGCGCACAGGTCGCGCTGATGCGGCCGGCCCGGAGTTCGCGCGCACTCGAGGCGATCGTTCGCGATCTGGTCGACACGCGCGACGGGGCGACGTACTTCGCCGAGCGCGTGTGGGGCGTATCCGTTGCGTACGATCTCGGCGGCGCACATCCGCTCGTGGGCCGCAGCGTGCCCGATTTTGAATTCGTCGACGGAACGCGGCTCGGCGAACACGTCAGGCACGGCAAAGGTGTGCTGCTGGACTTCGATGGAGGCAGGCCGTTGCAGGCGCTGGCCTCCCGCTGGCACGACCGGATCGCGTATCTCGCTAGCGATGCGAAAGACCGGTTGGGATTGCGTGCTGTGCTCGTGCGGCCCGACGGTGTCGTCGCGTGGGCCGGTGACGATGCGTTGACCGTCGACGAAGCCGCGCACGCGGCGATGCGATGGTTCGGCAAGCCATGCGCCGCGCGTTGA
- a CDS encoding TetR/AcrR family transcriptional regulator yields MATKNRTERRADALSKERIIDAAIEILDNEGEGALTFRALAARLATGSGAIYWHVADKHDLLTLAADRVIAGAMADESKAPDGEAADAIRRVALRLFDAFSAHPWVGAQLFRAPWQDAVLRILESVGGHLQALGVPEPAQFNAASALMHYIFGLAGQYAAGARLHSRDPAQPEIVATVADRWTQLDPATYPFVRKVAAQLAAHDEREQFVAGIDLILKGIGTVR; encoded by the coding sequence ATGGCAACCAAAAACCGAACCGAGCGGCGTGCCGACGCGCTGTCGAAAGAGCGGATCATCGACGCCGCGATCGAAATCCTCGACAACGAAGGCGAGGGCGCGCTGACGTTTCGCGCGCTTGCCGCGCGCCTGGCGACCGGAAGCGGGGCAATATACTGGCATGTCGCCGACAAGCACGACCTGCTCACTTTGGCCGCGGATCGGGTGATCGCGGGCGCGATGGCAGATGAATCGAAGGCACCTGACGGCGAGGCGGCGGACGCGATCCGTCGCGTCGCGTTGCGTCTGTTCGATGCGTTCAGTGCGCATCCGTGGGTAGGTGCGCAGCTGTTCCGCGCGCCGTGGCAGGACGCGGTGCTGCGGATTCTCGAAAGCGTCGGCGGGCATCTGCAGGCGCTGGGCGTGCCTGAGCCTGCGCAATTCAACGCGGCATCGGCGCTGATGCACTACATCTTCGGGCTGGCCGGCCAATACGCGGCCGGCGCCCGCCTGCATTCGCGCGATCCGGCGCAGCCGGAGATCGTGGCGACCGTCGCCGACCGGTGGACGCAACTCGATCCCGCGACGTATCCGTTCGTGCGCAAGGTGGCGGCGCAACTGGCCGCGCACGACGAGCGCGAGCAGTTCGTGGCCGGCATCGACCTGATTCTGAAGGGGATCGGAACGGTCCGGTAG
- a CDS encoding isochorismatase family cysteine hydrolase, with the protein MTRQHAPDIATTPRTNPGDSPSAPIPAIVPSSTALLVMHYQTDILGLFPSVAPALLANTRRLCDAARAGGIGVWFANLRFSPGYPEVSPRNKNGQGIKQLGLFINDGPCPELGRQSDEPLIVAHRASVFFGTDLQARLVEQGVDSLIMVGIASTGVMLSSIAHASDADFRLYTVKDCCYDPDPVVHEHLFSTAFESRTTVLSLADALHLLE; encoded by the coding sequence ATGACTCGGCAACACGCACCGGATATCGCAACGACACCCCGCACGAACCCCGGCGACAGCCCATCCGCGCCGATTCCCGCGATCGTGCCGTCGAGCACCGCACTGCTCGTCATGCATTACCAGACCGACATCCTTGGCCTCTTTCCGTCCGTCGCGCCCGCGCTGCTCGCCAATACACGCCGGTTATGCGACGCGGCGCGGGCCGGCGGCATCGGCGTCTGGTTCGCGAACCTCCGGTTCAGCCCCGGCTATCCGGAAGTCAGCCCACGCAACAAGAACGGCCAGGGCATCAAGCAGCTCGGCCTCTTCATCAACGACGGCCCGTGCCCGGAACTCGGCCGGCAGTCCGACGAGCCGCTGATCGTCGCGCACCGCGCCAGCGTGTTCTTCGGCACCGATCTGCAGGCGCGGCTCGTTGAGCAAGGCGTCGATTCGCTGATCATGGTCGGCATCGCGTCGACGGGCGTGATGCTGTCGTCGATCGCCCACGCAAGCGACGCGGACTTCCGCCTGTACACGGTCAAGGACTGCTGCTACGACCCGGATCCGGTGGTCCACGAGCACCTGTTCTCCACCGCCTTCGAATCGCGCACGACGGTGCTGTCGCTCGCGGACGCGTTGCACCTGCTCGAGTAA
- a CDS encoding VOC family protein, giving the protein MPVTGFSHYNLRADRPTLDSLRDFYVDIVGLQEGFRPPFKSFGYWLYAGTQAVLHLSEARPGESRPSNVANTFDHVAFACADADEMARHLTAANVAFTRAHVPITGQVQFFFRDPAGNGVELNFAQAE; this is encoded by the coding sequence ATGCCAGTTACCGGATTCAGTCACTACAATCTGCGAGCGGATCGGCCGACACTCGATTCGCTTCGCGATTTCTACGTCGACATCGTCGGCTTGCAGGAAGGGTTTCGTCCGCCGTTCAAAAGCTTCGGCTATTGGTTGTATGCCGGCACGCAGGCCGTGCTGCATCTGTCGGAAGCGCGGCCGGGCGAGTCGCGTCCTTCGAATGTTGCCAATACGTTCGATCATGTTGCGTTCGCCTGTGCAGACGCCGACGAAATGGCGCGTCATTTGACTGCGGCCAACGTGGCCTTCACGCGCGCGCACGTTCCGATCACCGGACAGGTGCAGTTTTTCTTCCGCGATCCGGCCGGCAATGGCGTCGAGTTGAATTTCGCGCAAGCCGAGTGA
- a CDS encoding ATP-binding protein: MVHIVFGPQGAGKSTYARTLAAASGATRFSIDA; this comes from the coding sequence GTGGTGCATATCGTTTTCGGGCCGCAAGGTGCCGGCAAGTCGACTTATGCGCGGACGCTCGCCGCCGCGTCCGGTGCGACGCGTTTCTCGATCGACGCGTGA
- a CDS encoding cytochrome c: protein MKIFAVASLGIALLAQTSPAVADSDNGKKIFLARCAMCHGADARGTGPLANKSNPPTPDLTTPAFKKRLNDYPGVIVSSVILRPNGDLIPKTLRENGVKLPPHAWTVKDFRDLNQYMSGLIFKN, encoded by the coding sequence ATGAAAATATTCGCCGTCGCTTCATTGGGAATAGCATTGCTTGCTCAAACATCACCGGCCGTCGCGGATAGTGATAACGGGAAAAAGATCTTCCTGGCGAGATGTGCGATGTGCCACGGCGCAGATGCCCGAGGAACCGGACCATTGGCCAACAAAAGCAACCCGCCCACGCCCGACCTTACGACGCCCGCCTTCAAAAAGCGACTCAACGATTATCCGGGCGTGATTGTCTCGTCCGTCATACTTCGCCCGAACGGAGACCTGATTCCGAAAACGTTGCGGGAGAATGGTGTAAAACTGCCGCCTCACGCCTGGACAGTCAAAGATTTCCGCGACTTGAATCAATATATGAGCGGATTGATTTTCAAAAATTGA
- a CDS encoding GNAT family N-acetyltransferase, which translates to MVINMISIQQLATLPPQLLDFEREAVDQGFNFVGRLIREWQDGSNRFDKPGECLLAVTDNGTLLGVGGLNVDPYVPDGLTGRLRRLYVANAFRRRGIGEALVAALLQRAEQQFHQVRLSTDTESAAAFYSRLGFRAVEDETATHVKML; encoded by the coding sequence ATGGTCATCAACATGATCTCAATTCAACAGTTAGCAACCCTTCCTCCGCAGCTATTGGATTTTGAGCGTGAAGCTGTCGATCAAGGGTTCAACTTTGTCGGCCGTTTGATTCGCGAGTGGCAAGACGGAAGCAACAGGTTCGATAAGCCGGGTGAATGTCTGCTCGCGGTCACTGACAACGGAACTCTTCTGGGGGTTGGCGGCTTGAACGTCGACCCCTATGTCCCGGATGGGTTGACCGGCCGCCTGCGCCGCCTCTATGTGGCGAATGCCTTCCGCCGTCGCGGTATAGGTGAAGCCCTCGTTGCTGCACTGCTTCAGAGAGCAGAGCAGCAATTCCATCAAGTCCGGCTTTCAACGGATACAGAATCTGCAGCTGCCTTCTACTCCCGACTGGGATTTCGTGCAGTTGAAGATGAAACGGCCACCCACGTGAAAATGCTGTGA
- a CDS encoding glutaminase, whose amino-acid sequence MNYQTILERIHTELAPWIGQGRVADYIPELAKVPADKFGMAVVTLDGNVCTVGDAYERFSIQSISKLFACTLAFQLLGDELWERVGREPSGNAFNSLVQLESERGKPRNPFINAGALVVTDVLCRRFVKAETALVEFVRRLIGANDIDYDSRVAQSELQHAERNRAMAHFMASFGNMQMPPDTVIDAYCRQCAITMNCVELARAALFLANGGVAPVTGERIVDSSSAKRLSALMLTCGTYDAAGDFVYRVGLPAKSGVGGGIVAVLPGEMAVCVWAPGLDANGNSLAGTLALEWLTTYSGRSIF is encoded by the coding sequence ATGAATTACCAGACGATCCTCGAACGCATCCACACCGAACTCGCCCCCTGGATTGGCCAGGGACGGGTTGCCGATTACATTCCCGAGCTCGCCAAAGTGCCGGCCGACAAGTTCGGGATGGCCGTCGTGACGCTCGACGGAAACGTTTGCACGGTCGGCGACGCGTACGAGCGCTTCTCGATCCAGAGCATCTCGAAGCTGTTCGCGTGCACGCTCGCGTTCCAGCTGCTGGGTGATGAACTGTGGGAACGGGTCGGCCGCGAGCCGTCCGGCAACGCGTTCAACTCGCTGGTCCAGCTCGAGAGCGAGCGCGGCAAGCCGCGCAATCCGTTCATCAACGCCGGTGCGCTGGTCGTCACCGACGTGCTGTGCCGCCGCTTCGTGAAGGCCGAGACGGCGCTCGTCGAATTCGTGCGGCGGCTGATCGGCGCGAACGACATCGACTACGATTCGCGCGTCGCGCAGTCCGAGCTGCAGCACGCGGAGCGCAACCGCGCGATGGCGCACTTCATGGCGAGCTTCGGCAACATGCAGATGCCGCCCGACACGGTGATCGATGCGTATTGCCGCCAGTGCGCGATCACGATGAACTGCGTCGAGCTCGCGCGCGCCGCGCTGTTCCTCGCGAACGGCGGTGTCGCGCCGGTGACCGGCGAGCGGATCGTCGATTCGAGTTCCGCGAAGCGGCTGTCGGCGCTGATGCTGACGTGTGGCACCTATGATGCAGCGGGGGATTTCGTGTATCGCGTCGGGCTGCCGGCGAAGAGCGGCGTGGGTGGCGGGATCGTCGCGGTGCTGCCCGGCGAGATGGCCGTGTGCGTGTGGGCGCCGGGGCTCGATGCGAACGGGAACTCACTGGCGGGGACGCTGGCGCTGGAGTGGTTGACGACTTATTCAGGAAGGTCGATTTTTTGA